TCACAGAGAACTCTATCGAGAACATCATATTGTACAACGATGCCAACGACGACCTCATAGGTATATTCATCAGAGATTCGCCTCGCAACCTCCTCGAAGGAAACAGGGCAAAGACCAACGAATTTGAGGGGATACGGATTCAGAACTCTGCAGGATGCAGCCTATCTGGCAACAACGCCAGCCAGGGCCAGTGGGGGATCTACATAAATTCCTCTGGTATGTGCGTCCTGAGAGACAACCTGATGGAGAATAACCTGTACAACTTCCATGCTGAGGGCGAAATCGACGTCGATCGATCGAATAGTGTCGATGGTAAGCCCATCATCTACCTGATGCGGGCTGAAGATCTGGTGATAGACTCCTCCGACGGTGCAGGAGTCGTCTACTGTATCGACTGCACCAACATAACCGTTAAAGATCTCATCCTCGCCAACAACACTTATGGCATATACTTGCTGAACACCACCGGCTCTCGGGTGGAGATGAACCGCATCTTCGACAACGAGTTCGGCATCCTCCTGAATCATTGCGGCGAGAACGAGATCATCGGCAACGAAGTCGATCGGAGTGGAGCAAGTGGTATCCGCCTCCACCGCTCAGAGAGAAATTTGGTCAGCGAAAATGAGGCCTGCCAAAACGGCCGCGGCATCGACCTCTTCGAGTCCGTCAACAACACCATATCGAGGAACCTTGTATACGATAACGGCAAGGGTATCTATCTCGATGGCTCTTCCCAAAACTTGATCCTTTCAAACGATGCCGTCCAAAACGACTTCGGTCTCTTTCTCGAAGGCTCGGATCATAACAAGCTCACTTCCAACGATCTCAGGGAGAATGAGGGGGGTTTGAGCCTAAACCGATCCGGAAAGAACGTCCTCGGAAACAACCTGATCATCGATAACGGATACAACTTCCTCGTTGATGGATTGAACCGTTCTCATTTCGACAATCAAGTCGACGTAACAAACCTGATAAACGGCAGGCCGATCCGTTACCTGGTGGACTCCAGCAACACCATCGTGGATTCGTCCTCCGGAGCGAGTTCTGTCGTCTGCATCAACTGCACCAACGTCACTGTGAAAGATCTGGACCTGCGGGGGAACCGCGAAGGTATCAAGTTCTTCGAGACGAGGGATTCGACGATAAAAAATAACATCCTCAGCGATAACCTCTACGGCATAAGCCTCGAGAGATCCACCAAAAATAGCGTCGAAGCAAACTACCTCCGAAACAATACTTACGGCATATTTCTTAACGACTCCTTCGATAACCTTCTCGAAGGAAACCGCGCCGGAGAAATGAACACCTACGGCATCTATCTCGCGTTCTGCCGGCATAACATATTGAGAGATAACCTCATGGCAGGAAATCGCTATAACTTCTATGCAAGGGGTGATAACGATATCGATTTGTCAAATCGGGTCGACGGAAAGCCGATCTTTTATCTGGTGAACGTTTCAAGTGCCGTTATAAGCGCCTCATCCGATGCCGGAGTCGTATACTGCCTAGACTGCGAAGATGTTATGGCGGAAGGTCTCATCCTCCAAGGTAACGTTTATGGGATCTGTTTTGAGAATACTACCAGATCTAGGGCAGACAATAACAGCATCATCAAGAACATAGACGGAATTTTCCTCGATAACTCTGACGGAAACGTCATCATCGGGAACCATATATCAGAAAACAACGGCAGTGGCCTTCTCATCCTTAGGTCGTCGGCCAACACCATAACGAAGAACACGGCGAAGGACAACTTCGGAGACGGGATCCGTCTCTCTGCCTCCAGCAACAACATCATCTCGGAGAATGTAGCCTCCGCCAACGATAAGACAGGGATAATCCTGGAGCGATCCCCCCTAAACGTGGTGGCTGCCAACTCAGCCCAAGAGAACGAATGCGGGATATCTCTGAACTTCTCTGGCGGGAACCTTTTAAAGGAAAACCAGTTCGCTGAGAACGTCCGCGACTTCTCCGCTGAGGGTTCCCAAGTAAAGGATCTGGATAACGACGTAGATTTATCCAACATCGTCGGAGGAGAGAGGATCATCTACATGGTGGGGGCCTCGGATCGGATCGTGAACTCGACCTCGGACGCAGGGACCGTTTACTGCATCGACTGCTTCAACATAACCCTCGAGGGGCTGAAGATCGAAAACAACAGCAACGGGATATATCTCTTCCACACCGCAGAATCGGCGATAAGGAACTGCACCATCTCGAAAAACCTGGTCGGGATAAAGCTTGTGACCTCCTCACGAAACGAGATCGTCGCCAACTCCGTCAAAGAAAATGGCCTGGGAGTTCTGGTATCTAACTCCGAATATAACAAGATATCCCGAAACGAGTTTCTCAAAAATCGGGCCGACGGGATCATGCTCATCGATTCCGACCGCAACCGGATCTTTGATAATGACGCAAGCCTCAACGGGGAGAGCGGGATCCTCCTCGACCCATCCAACAAGAACGACGTCATCGGCAACCGGCTGGCGGAGAACGGAGCTTATAGAATAAAGTTCGACGCCGGAAGCAACGACAATCACCTGAGGGGGAACGGCCCGGATATCTCGCCCATCGGCGCCGCCGAAGAGGCCGACATCCCTGTAGCGCCATCGTCTCCCTCATCGGGATCGTCTTCTGGAGGCGGAGGGCACGTCTTCTTCCCGCCGAGAGTGGAGGTGGCCGAGCCGTCCCTCCCCGACTACGCCGCCCTGGTGGAGGAGGCGAAGAGGAGCCTGACGAGGGGGATGATCGCCTTCGACCCCGTCCGGGAGATGCTGGTGGGCGAGACCTACCGGGTCGAGGCGAGGATATCGATCTCCGAGACCGTCGAGAACCTGACGGCGGGGTTCGAAGAGGGGGAGGTCCCCCTGGTGGAGGGGATCCCCGTCAGCACCTTCATGAAGGTGCGGCTCTCGGGGACGGCCTTTGAGATCACCCCCATGACCGACGAGCGGCAGCTCGTAACCCGGGATGGCCACAGGACCTGGCTCTGGGACGTCATCCCCAGGAGGAGCGGTGTCCACGAGCTGACCCTT
The sequence above is drawn from the Methanothrix harundinacea 6Ac genome and encodes:
- a CDS encoding NosD domain-containing protein; translated protein: MNNEVRLNNGTGIFVSISSKNNSIINNNVSYNNKSGIFLWSSNESVISENIVSGNRWIGIRLMDSSSGNIIDNNVVHHNEMHGISIESSVNNSIIENDAGYNELDGILIDGSPSNSLEGNDASYNAENGFRIQNSSHSLTLQDNYAKENRYGISVQGSNDIYLKDNKAIGNGYGIYLSGSVRSIMDSNLMVENRYNFRADGENYIDTTNLVDGRPIYYRVGVSDEVIDDSSGAGAVYCINCDNVTIKGLNLTNGFFGVYLSNTINSAVEDNRISLSWNGIYVENSSSNRLTANSVIENENGIFLNSSSENAVDGNIVVSNSYGIVLESSYENRVDSNNASLNFVGIDLYKSSDYNIVQENVATKNGVGIHLNSSGKNSILGNDVSNSEYICIYLVDNSISNNIKKNNASNAWFGIYLTENSIENIILYNDANDDLIGIFIRDSPRNLLEGNRAKTNEFEGIRIQNSAGCSLSGNNASQGQWGIYINSSGMCVLRDNLMENNLYNFHAEGEIDVDRSNSVDGKPIIYLMRAEDLVIDSSDGAGVVYCIDCTNITVKDLILANNTYGIYLLNTTGSRVEMNRIFDNEFGILLNHCGENEIIGNEVDRSGASGIRLHRSERNLVSENEACQNGRGIDLFESVNNTISRNLVYDNGKGIYLDGSSQNLILSNDAVQNDFGLFLEGSDHNKLTSNDLRENEGGLSLNRSGKNVLGNNLIIDNGYNFLVDGLNRSHFDNQVDVTNLINGRPIRYLVDSSNTIVDSSSGASSVVCINCTNVTVKDLDLRGNREGIKFFETRDSTIKNNILSDNLYGISLERSTKNSVEANYLRNNTYGIFLNDSFDNLLEGNRAGEMNTYGIYLAFCRHNILRDNLMAGNRYNFYARGDNDIDLSNRVDGKPIFYLVNVSSAVISASSDAGVVYCLDCEDVMAEGLILQGNVYGICFENTTRSRADNNSIIKNIDGIFLDNSDGNVIIGNHISENNGSGLLILRSSANTITKNTAKDNFGDGIRLSASSNNIISENVASANDKTGIILERSPLNVVAANSAQENECGISLNFSGGNLLKENQFAENVRDFSAEGSQVKDLDNDVDLSNIVGGERIIYMVGASDRIVNSTSDAGTVYCIDCFNITLEGLKIENNSNGIYLFHTAESAIRNCTISKNLVGIKLVTSSRNEIVANSVKENGLGVLVSNSEYNKISRNEFLKNRADGIMLIDSDRNRIFDNDASLNGESGILLDPSNKNDVIGNRLAENGAYRIKFDAGSNDNHLRGNGPDISPIGAAEEADIPVAPSSPSSGSSSGGGGHVFFPPRVEVAEPSLPDYAALVEEAKRSLTRGMIAFDPVREMLVGETYRVEARISISETVENLTAGFEEGEVPLVEGIPVSTFMKVRLSGTAFEITPMTDERQLVTRDGHRTWLWDVIPRRSGVHELTLSAFAEVVLPGQEPMPVDAQVFSSPITVTARKVPLKEKARNFLAADWKFIVGTLILGSGLSKWLIGRIRARSQKREAKPPGGGEEGVAKGADFGEIDFAALEEAVIGRRDQEGSGEGRKDAGREEEIDFAALEEAVIGRTDPYAGGMKGDRLGDDRIGEGRLEEAGSRMESPRKAAGPKVAEREGVPVSEREAGGPRPERRRKMSWTVIKADKTGKGEPGGAKGGDGVIGGEMPGKPPEDRLPTEGDRTGRGGF